The following coding sequences are from one Treponema parvum window:
- a CDS encoding ABC transporter ATP-binding protein, whose protein sequence is MKTVLSVKNLCVSYGGVNALQDVSLDIEAGAIVALIGANGAGKTSLLNAISSTIPVKSGAITFQGEDITGKKSHIIANKGLVQVPEGRKIFATLSVENNIRVGAYNRYNDKAFVKEKIDMCYQLFPILKERRNQLGGTLSGGEQQMLAIARGLASDPSVLLLDEPSLGIAPIVVEKIFEFIVEINKLGKTIFLVEQNANLALNVSSYAFVLETGKIINRNSSKTLLADDSIKKAYLGL, encoded by the coding sequence ATGAAAACGGTTCTTAGCGTAAAGAATTTATGTGTCTCCTATGGAGGCGTTAATGCTTTGCAGGATGTCAGCTTAGATATTGAAGCCGGGGCTATAGTGGCTCTAATCGGCGCCAACGGGGCTGGGAAAACTTCTCTCTTAAATGCTATTTCCAGTACTATACCTGTTAAAAGCGGCGCTATAACCTTCCAAGGAGAAGATATTACCGGAAAAAAGTCCCATATAATAGCTAACAAGGGATTGGTTCAGGTTCCGGAAGGAAGAAAAATTTTTGCAACTCTTTCTGTAGAAAATAATATAAGAGTAGGAGCATATAATCGTTACAACGACAAAGCTTTTGTAAAAGAAAAAATTGATATGTGTTATCAACTTTTTCCTATTCTCAAAGAAAGACGAAATCAGCTTGGCGGAACCCTAAGCGGAGGAGAACAGCAAATGCTGGCCATAGCCAGAGGCTTGGCAAGCGATCCTTCCGTTCTACTATTGGATGAACCGAGTTTGGGAATTGCTCCGATAGTTGTCGAAAAAATCTTTGAATTCATAGTTGAAATAAATAAATTGGGAAAAACTATTTTCCTCGTTGAGCAAAATGCCAATTTAGCCTTGAATGTGTCCTCGTACGCTTTTGTTTTGGAGACGGGGAAAATCATTAATCGGAACAGCTCAAAGACATTGCTTGCTGACGATTCGATAAAAAAAGCCTATTTAGGTCTATAG
- a CDS encoding serine dehydratase subunit alpha family protein, translating into MINDEKRRMISDLLKQEMILAMGCTEPAACALAGAKAAELLDGRPVKIEIYTTRDILKNAMGVHIPGFDKKGVKAAVCLGIAVADVSEGLDILSTVSPVQKQYASGLNPDLELIQSNLPLYIKVVLSNEKHSSVAVISGSHTSFSHIEKDGVVLKDKAVDSIGHKIDPDQVEKLTLSDIVTYSKNMPKEIEILLEKAIDVNMKIAEQSLNEEYGLSVGKTLMKELPPYPKTLQDAYNLGAALAAGGSDARMAGCQLPVMINSGSGNQGMTLSIPIAVVAKYLKKSQRDTAQALCIAELVGLMLSAKKGRLSAQCGAFTAAIGTGCGLAFLQGGTKKVMERVVDNMIGNLTGIVCDGAKMTCALKIYSCLQSAFLSIKLAFAGLSPDAECGIIGNDMENSVDNLSYITHDGMEQVDKNILDIMLNKEKCASK; encoded by the coding sequence ATGATCAATGATGAAAAGCGAAGAATGATTTCGGATTTGCTAAAACAGGAAATGATTCTGGCTATGGGGTGCACCGAACCGGCAGCCTGTGCTTTAGCCGGAGCTAAGGCGGCCGAATTGTTGGATGGCAGGCCTGTAAAAATCGAAATCTATACAACCCGTGATATTTTGAAGAATGCTATGGGAGTACACATTCCCGGTTTTGATAAAAAAGGAGTAAAAGCTGCCGTTTGCTTGGGAATTGCAGTCGCTGATGTTTCTGAGGGACTGGATATCCTTTCAACCGTTTCGCCCGTGCAAAAACAGTATGCATCCGGTTTAAATCCGGACTTGGAATTAATTCAAAGCAATCTGCCCTTGTATATTAAGGTTGTCCTTTCAAACGAAAAGCATTCTTCCGTTGCCGTTATAAGCGGATCGCATACAAGTTTTTCACATATTGAAAAAGACGGTGTTGTGTTGAAAGATAAAGCGGTTGATTCAATCGGACATAAAATTGATCCTGATCAAGTTGAAAAACTTACTTTATCGGATATCGTTACTTATTCAAAAAACATGCCTAAAGAAATAGAGATTTTGCTTGAAAAGGCCATTGACGTCAATATGAAGATTGCCGAGCAATCTTTGAATGAAGAATACGGACTTTCCGTAGGTAAAACTTTGATGAAGGAATTACCGCCTTATCCTAAAACTTTGCAGGATGCTTATAATTTAGGCGCCGCCTTAGCTGCCGGCGGAAGCGATGCAAGGATGGCGGGATGTCAGCTTCCGGTTATGATAAACAGCGGCAGTGGAAACCAAGGAATGACTCTTTCCATTCCGATTGCCGTTGTTGCCAAGTACCTGAAAAAGTCTCAGAGGGATACAGCGCAAGCTTTATGCATTGCCGAGCTGGTAGGCTTAATGCTTTCTGCAAAAAAAGGGCGGCTTTCGGCTCAATGCGGCGCGTTCACGGCCGCTATCGGAACCGGTTGCGGATTGGCTTTTCTCCAAGGCGGAACTAAAAAAGTCATGGAAAGAGTTGTTGATAATATGATCGGAAATTTAACGGGCATTGTATGTGACGGCGCAAAAATGACCTGTGCGCTTAAAATTTATTCTTGTTTGCAAAGCGCTTTTTTATCAATCAAATTAGCTTTTGCGGGTCTTTCTCCCGACGCCGAATGCGGAATAATTGGAAACGATATGGAGAACTCTGTAGACAACCTCTCGTATATTACTCATGACGGCATGGAACAAGTAGACAAAAATATTTTAGATATCATGCTGAACAAGGAAAAATGCGCCTCAAAATAA
- a CDS encoding Dps family protein produces MTKELETKLNLYLANQMIDYVKKHNLHWNLKGNAFFTLHAKLEELYDETSDILDEVAERILALGGNPVSNMKKALSIATIKELEDGPKSTEQTIRALVSDTDYWIKDSKEIVDLAEKEGDAVTADMFNGYTKEYQKLAWMLKAYNS; encoded by the coding sequence ATGACAAAGGAATTGGAAACAAAATTAAATCTGTATCTTGCAAATCAGATGATCGATTATGTAAAAAAACATAACCTGCATTGGAACTTAAAGGGAAACGCGTTTTTTACCCTACATGCGAAACTTGAAGAGCTTTATGACGAAACAAGCGACATTCTCGATGAAGTTGCGGAACGCATTCTCGCGCTCGGCGGAAATCCCGTTTCTAATATGAAAAAAGCTCTGTCAATAGCGACGATAAAAGAATTGGAGGACGGTCCCAAGTCTACCGAACAGACTATCCGCGCTCTCGTTTCCGACACCGACTATTGGATCAAAGATTCGAAAGAAATCGTAGACCTTGCTGAAAAAGAGGGCGATGCCGTTACTGCGGATATGTTCAACGGTTACACAAAAGAATATCAAAAATTGGCGTGGATGTTAAAAGCGTATAACAGCTGA
- a CDS encoding acyl carrier protein, with translation MIDKEYIRTYMAFDAHAEKIMSKLLSSTCDIDSFKIYIKQYLLAKFMLDSNTDEENIYALSVMSIRASLADKSEANLTSVDLRIGKYDCHHTNSAVQKKVFFMMNLEKKLGIRLNDDAASEVETVSDLVALLYPEYVRRTSDKEASYD, from the coding sequence ATGATTGACAAAGAGTATATTCGCACCTATATGGCTTTTGACGCGCATGCCGAAAAAATTATGTCCAAGCTGTTGTCGTCAACATGCGATATCGATTCTTTTAAAATTTATATAAAACAATATCTTCTTGCCAAATTTATGCTCGATTCGAATACGGACGAAGAAAACATATACGCGCTTTCGGTGATGAGCATTAGGGCCTCTTTGGCGGATAAGTCCGAAGCCAATTTGACAAGCGTCGATTTACGTATAGGCAAATACGATTGCCATCACACAAATTCCGCCGTTCAAAAAAAAGTATTTTTTATGATGAATCTTGAAAAAAAATTGGGAATACGGCTGAACGACGATGCGGCGTCCGAAGTGGAAACGGTTTCGGATTTAGTCGCTCTTCTGTATCCCGAATATGTAAGGCGGACGAGCGACAAGGAGGCGTCATACGATTGA
- a CDS encoding L-2-amino-thiazoline-4-carboxylic acid hydrolase yields the protein MPLNARNHAFIYGVIAEETLKNDARNEEALIKGIITYGNQRGARMAQLAVMNGKELSMKNYLAFGEWAPAAGEMDVRIAESSPDAVWNVYKCPWNAEWKEKNMLKMGELYCKYVDAALVKGFNNDLELGLDTNQSKGDEFCYFKWNGADMTEENKKDNVDIQKKLGDTRIRLWEYHCGHIYKTLKETLTNEIGTEKTDDIFEKADMRIEGELGKTVVDLMHSGMLLDYWVCPTGKDVNLLKKFFDK from the coding sequence ATGCCGTTGAATGCACGTAATCATGCCTTTATCTATGGAGTTATTGCGGAGGAGACCCTTAAAAACGATGCTCGAAACGAAGAAGCTCTTATAAAAGGGATCATTACTTATGGAAATCAGAGAGGAGCTCGTATGGCTCAGCTTGCCGTTATGAACGGTAAAGAACTTTCAATGAAAAATTATCTGGCTTTCGGCGAATGGGCTCCTGCTGCCGGAGAAATGGATGTTCGTATTGCCGAAAGTTCTCCCGATGCCGTTTGGAATGTCTACAAGTGTCCTTGGAATGCCGAATGGAAAGAAAAGAACATGCTCAAAATGGGCGAGCTTTATTGCAAGTATGTGGACGCGGCGCTGGTTAAGGGTTTTAATAATGACCTTGAACTCGGTCTTGATACTAATCAGAGTAAGGGAGATGAATTCTGCTACTTCAAATGGAACGGCGCAGATATGACGGAAGAGAATAAAAAAGACAATGTGGATATTCAAAAAAAGCTTGGAGATACAAGAATCAGATTGTGGGAATATCACTGCGGTCATATTTATAAAACATTAAAGGAAACTCTTACTAACGAAATCGGTACCGAAAAAACGGATGATATATTTGAAAAAGCGGATATGCGAATTGAAGGCGAATTGGGGAAAACGGTTGTTGATCTAATGCATTCGGGAATGCTTCTTGATTATTGGGTATGCCCGACCGGTAAAGACGTCAACTTGCTTAAAAAATTTTTTGACAAATGA
- a CDS encoding SDR family NAD(P)-dependent oxidoreductase: protein MYRKLAIITGAAQGIGKATAERFLKEDYQAAVVDINKEKLEKVYLNGDYNKEQILIYGCDISDSHAVNDMTAAILKKVKHIDVLVNCAGIVQTGKIKDMSDDEWEKTFKVNLFGMFYLCRAVIPTFEAQKHGKIVNVSSLAGKNGGINSGAAYSASKAGVISLTRTLAKELAPYNINVNAIAPGMVDTEILQKYTEEQRSNTMKTIPLGRFGRPDEIANVIYFLSSEESSYITGELIDINGGTYLDN, encoded by the coding sequence ATGTATAGAAAACTGGCAATCATAACAGGGGCGGCGCAAGGAATAGGAAAAGCTACGGCAGAAAGATTCTTAAAAGAAGACTATCAAGCGGCCGTTGTTGACATCAACAAAGAAAAATTAGAAAAAGTTTACTTAAACGGTGATTACAACAAAGAGCAGATCCTCATATATGGCTGCGACATCAGCGACAGTCATGCCGTGAATGATATGACGGCCGCAATACTTAAAAAAGTAAAGCATATTGACGTGCTGGTAAATTGCGCCGGTATCGTACAGACGGGTAAGATTAAAGATATGAGCGATGATGAATGGGAGAAGACCTTTAAAGTCAATCTTTTCGGGATGTTTTACCTATGCAGAGCCGTTATTCCGACCTTTGAAGCCCAAAAGCATGGAAAGATCGTTAATGTTTCATCTCTCGCAGGCAAAAACGGCGGTATAAATTCAGGAGCAGCTTATTCAGCTTCCAAGGCCGGCGTTATTTCTTTGACCAGAACTCTTGCTAAAGAATTAGCCCCTTATAATATCAACGTGAATGCCATTGCACCGGGAATGGTCGATACGGAAATTTTACAAAAGTACACGGAAGAACAACGATCCAACACAATGAAGACAATACCGCTTGGTCGCTTCGGCCGTCCCGATGAAATTGCAAACGTCATATACTTTTTATCCAGTGAAGAATCAAGCTATATAACAGGCGAACTTATAGACATTAACGGCGGAACATATTTGGACAACTAG
- a CDS encoding aminotransferase class V-fold PLP-dependent enzyme, which yields MDNAATTQKPRSVIHAISKYYETENANIHRGAYALSRRSTELYENSRRIVKEFIGAKDDCEIIFTKNTTESINIVARAFCDAFLKSGGNIITTELEHHSNYLPWLAACRRKSAEFRVLPVTEDGLLDISPLERMIDKGTALVAVTGASNGSGVLTPLDTLIKIAHAHGVPVLVDGAQLAPHADMDVYDLDCDFFVFSSHKVYGPNGMGVLYGKKMWLDKMLPDAYGGDMVNRVGKDFDSSSWQPLPAKFEAGTQDVGGAVGFAAALQYIREHGASRLHEYERSLTDYALKRLNRIEGINVIAKNSPRVPLISFVSSAVSPYDLSMLLSARGIASRCGEMCAQPLMKKLGLVSGLARISIAFYNTEEEIARFCDVIEEIQARYI from the coding sequence TTGGACAATGCCGCAACCACGCAAAAGCCGCGTTCGGTTATTCACGCTATAAGCAAATACTATGAAACTGAAAACGCAAATATACACCGCGGCGCCTATGCGCTCAGCAGGCGCTCTACCGAATTATATGAAAATTCACGGCGTATCGTAAAGGAGTTTATCGGGGCAAAGGATGACTGTGAAATCATATTTACAAAGAACACAACCGAATCGATCAATATCGTAGCGCGAGCATTTTGCGACGCTTTTCTTAAGTCGGGCGGAAACATCATAACTACGGAACTGGAACATCATTCCAATTATCTGCCGTGGCTTGCCGCCTGCCGCAGAAAATCCGCAGAATTCCGTGTTTTGCCCGTTACCGAAGACGGCCTTTTGGATATTTCCCCTCTTGAGCGTATGATCGATAAAGGAACTGCGCTTGTCGCGGTGACGGGAGCGTCTAACGGAAGCGGAGTTTTAACGCCGCTGGATACCCTTATAAAGATTGCGCACGCACACGGCGTGCCGGTGCTTGTGGACGGCGCTCAGCTTGCGCCGCACGCCGATATGGACGTATACGACTTGGATTGCGATTTTTTTGTTTTTTCTTCACATAAGGTTTACGGGCCTAACGGAATGGGCGTTTTATACGGAAAAAAGATGTGGCTTGACAAAATGCTTCCCGACGCATACGGCGGAGATATGGTGAACCGTGTCGGAAAGGATTTTGACTCTTCAAGCTGGCAGCCGTTGCCGGCTAAATTTGAAGCCGGAACACAGGACGTAGGAGGCGCCGTAGGTTTTGCGGCCGCTTTACAGTACATAAGAGAGCACGGTGCCTCGCGGCTTCACGAGTATGAGAGAAGTCTCACGGATTATGCTCTAAAACGTTTAAACCGTATCGAAGGAATAAATGTTATTGCAAAAAACAGTCCGCGCGTGCCTCTCATTTCTTTTGTCAGTTCGGCTGTGAGTCCTTATGACTTAAGTATGCTTTTATCCGCCCGCGGAATTGCAAGCCGCTGCGGGGAAATGTGCGCGCAACCGCTTATGAAAAAGCTCGGGCTTGTAAGCGGACTTGCCCGCATATCGATCGCTTTTTACAATACTGAAGAGGAGATTGCGCGTTTTTGCGATGTCATAGAAGAAATTCAAGCGCGCTATATTTGA
- a CDS encoding amidohydrolase: MKVIDWICDNEDSLWAVAFDLWEHPELSEHEERSADRLAEFLKQNGFRIEMGIAGLPTAFRAQWGDAGVKIGFLAEYDALPGLSQNLTDYANPIEGQAYGHGCGHNLLGTAVAGAAISLKNFLQKTGKKACITVFGCPSEEIMLGKIVMAKAGIFNDLDVALSWHPGEYNMASEASYQAMRSIKFSFNGVASHASMAPDKGKSALDAVELMNVAANYYREHTPFGGQLHYVITNGGEKPNIVPDKAGVWYFVRGFHDSDVNIMINRLKNIAQGAALMTDTTFDSEDITGCHETLIVPELVKVIDEGMRENAECLSWTEDDIAFSRRILKNGNRPVSDNVLDTGIKVPTGVSYSIMGSSDISDVSWIVPTGMLFCACYPIGTPNHSWMVTVCVGSEIGKKGMLFAAKSLASAASRLVDDTALVGRIKRNFTEELSRKT, encoded by the coding sequence ATGAAAGTTATTGACTGGATCTGTGATAATGAGGACTCGTTATGGGCCGTCGCTTTTGACTTATGGGAGCACCCTGAGTTATCCGAGCATGAAGAGCGTTCGGCTGATCGTTTAGCGGAATTTCTTAAACAAAACGGGTTCCGTATCGAAATGGGAATCGCCGGACTTCCTACGGCTTTTCGAGCCCAGTGGGGTGATGCGGGCGTCAAGATCGGTTTCCTTGCCGAGTATGATGCCTTGCCAGGATTATCACAAAACTTGACGGATTATGCCAACCCTATTGAAGGACAGGCTTACGGGCACGGATGCGGACATAATCTTTTGGGAACGGCCGTAGCGGGCGCCGCAATTTCATTGAAAAATTTCCTGCAAAAAACCGGTAAAAAAGCATGTATTACAGTTTTCGGTTGTCCGTCGGAAGAGATTATGCTTGGTAAAATTGTGATGGCTAAAGCCGGAATTTTTAATGATCTCGATGTAGCCTTATCTTGGCACCCGGGCGAATATAATATGGCGTCCGAGGCTTCATATCAGGCAATGCGTTCGATCAAATTTTCTTTTAACGGAGTGGCCAGTCATGCATCTATGGCTCCGGATAAGGGCAAGAGCGCCTTGGATGCCGTCGAACTTATGAATGTCGCCGCAAATTACTACCGCGAACATACTCCGTTCGGCGGGCAGCTGCACTATGTGATAACTAACGGAGGTGAAAAACCGAATATTGTTCCGGACAAAGCCGGCGTATGGTATTTTGTGCGGGGCTTTCATGATTCCGATGTCAATATAATGATTAATCGCTTAAAAAATATCGCTCAGGGAGCGGCGCTTATGACAGATACGACTTTTGATTCGGAAGACATAACCGGTTGCCATGAAACCTTGATTGTCCCTGAGCTGGTGAAAGTTATTGATGAAGGAATGCGCGAAAATGCAGAGTGCTTGAGCTGGACTGAAGATGACATAGCCTTTTCAAGGAGAATTTTGAAGAACGGTAATCGCCCCGTGTCGGATAATGTTTTGGATACGGGAATAAAGGTTCCGACAGGAGTATCTTACTCTATTATGGGATCATCCGATATTAGCGATGTCAGCTGGATTGTTCCTACAGGAATGCTGTTTTGCGCCTGCTATCCTATTGGAACTCCGAATCACAGTTGGATGGTCACTGTTTGTGTAGGAAGCGAAATTGGGAAAAAAGGTATGCTTTTTGCTGCAAAATCGTTGGCCTCTGCCGCTTCAAGATTGGTTGATGATACTGCTTTGGTTGGTAGAATTAAGAGAAATTTTACGGAAGAACTATCTAGGAAAACATAA
- a CDS encoding ATP-binding protein — translation MMNENLIQRIAAAMNRKIDSIPSNLRPFTTEYGVLPRTAILTGLRGTGKTTFLLHHAVKSEKRILYLSADNPIVSAEQLYDCVSYIFLKGYDGVIVDEVHFAKDWSLHLKALSDDFPDRSIWASDSSSLILRQGNADLSRRFVRINMPLMSFREFLFLEMGASYDKYKFASTQIPVKPSSDILQLFNTYKEMGTRPFYKEGNYSEKALALLDKTMSSDVPFFVPQITANNIRLMSSVVGTLAYSAIPRIQVRSLCSDWALSADKLYQLLNVMEAVGIIRIIRYENDNKAKSSGAKIFLSDPCLYSVLNGNEGSRREAFATMILSEAGYKVDASKNETFGDFIIGRAYTNERFPIEIGGKNKTIKQSDYVIRDGTDYPVDKAIPLWLLAMLW, via the coding sequence ATGATGAATGAAAATCTAATTCAGCGCATTGCCGCCGCGATGAACAGAAAAATCGACAGTATCCCTTCAAATCTCCGGCCATTCACAACGGAATATGGAGTATTGCCCCGGACAGCTATTCTCACGGGTCTTAGAGGTACAGGTAAAACAACCTTCCTTCTGCATCATGCCGTCAAATCGGAAAAAAGGATACTTTATCTTTCCGCAGATAATCCAATCGTTTCCGCAGAGCAATTGTATGACTGCGTATCATACATATTTCTTAAAGGATATGACGGCGTCATAGTAGATGAAGTCCACTTTGCAAAAGATTGGAGCCTGCACCTGAAAGCGCTGTCGGATGATTTTCCGGACAGATCAATATGGGCATCCGACTCCTCGTCGCTCATTTTGAGGCAGGGGAATGCGGATCTTTCACGCCGTTTCGTAAGAATCAACATGCCGTTAATGTCCTTTAGAGAATTTCTCTTCCTTGAAATGGGCGCATCGTACGATAAATACAAGTTCGCAAGCACGCAAATTCCAGTAAAACCCTCATCGGATATTCTACAGCTATTCAACACATACAAAGAAATGGGAACAAGACCTTTTTATAAGGAAGGCAATTACAGTGAAAAAGCGTTGGCACTCTTGGATAAAACCATGAGCAGCGACGTCCCCTTCTTTGTTCCGCAGATTACGGCAAATAACATAAGACTCATGTCATCCGTAGTGGGAACTCTTGCATATTCTGCAATACCGAGAATTCAGGTAAGGTCACTATGCTCGGACTGGGCATTGAGCGCAGATAAGCTTTATCAGCTTCTAAATGTTATGGAAGCAGTGGGAATAATCAGAATAATCAGATATGAAAATGACAACAAGGCAAAAAGCTCAGGAGCCAAAATATTCTTGTCCGACCCGTGCCTATATTCGGTACTGAACGGCAACGAAGGTTCAAGAAGAGAAGCATTTGCAACAATGATTCTAAGTGAGGCCGGATACAAAGTAGATGCGTCAAAAAATGAGACATTCGGAGACTTCATTATAGGCCGGGCATACACAAATGAAAGATTTCCGATAGAAATCGGAGGAAAAAATAAAACTATCAAACAGTCGGACTATGTTATCAGAGATGGAACGGACTATCCCGTCGACAAAGCGATTCCTCTTTGGCTGCTCGCAATGCTATGGTAG
- a CDS encoding ABC transporter ATP-binding protein translates to MLEANNVTVKFGGLVAVDHVSLKVKEHTIHSIIGPNGAGKSTFFNAVSGIHALDEGVIKLQGKEIQGLPPDKIARNAVGRTFQNIKLFKSLSVLENVLCGSHMNAKSNLLQDIFHTKAEKNEEERLIEKAVELLKSVELGGVLHNPAGSLPYGDQRKLEIARALISNPKLLLLDEPAAGMNPIETDGLKNFILGLKEKGYTILLIEHHVRMVMSLADMITVLDHGKKIAEGGKDEIQNNELVIEAYLGKAYRSKK, encoded by the coding sequence GTGCTTGAAGCTAACAATGTTACGGTCAAATTCGGAGGGCTTGTTGCTGTTGATCACGTTTCGTTAAAAGTCAAAGAGCATACGATTCATTCCATAATAGGTCCTAACGGCGCGGGAAAATCGACTTTTTTTAATGCGGTTTCAGGAATACATGCCCTTGATGAAGGCGTAATAAAACTTCAAGGGAAAGAAATTCAGGGGCTTCCCCCTGACAAGATCGCCCGCAATGCTGTCGGCAGAACTTTTCAGAATATAAAGCTTTTTAAATCTCTTTCCGTATTGGAGAATGTTCTGTGCGGATCCCATATGAACGCTAAAAGTAATCTGCTTCAAGATATTTTTCATACGAAAGCTGAGAAAAATGAAGAGGAACGATTGATTGAAAAGGCCGTTGAGTTGCTTAAGTCGGTTGAACTGGGAGGTGTTCTTCATAACCCCGCAGGGAGCTTACCGTATGGCGATCAACGAAAATTGGAGATAGCTCGGGCATTAATTTCCAATCCGAAACTATTGTTGCTGGATGAGCCTGCGGCCGGTATGAATCCGATAGAAACGGACGGATTAAAAAATTTTATTTTGGGTCTTAAAGAAAAGGGATACACCATATTGTTGATTGAACATCATGTCAGGATGGTTATGTCTCTGGCCGATATGATAACGGTTTTGGATCACGGCAAGAAGATTGCGGAAGGAGGAAAAGACGAGATTCAAAACAACGAATTAGTCATTGAGGCTTACCTTGGGAAAGCCTATAGGAGCAAAAAATGA
- a CDS encoding AraC family transcriptional regulator encodes MERKDYHLYYESFSEDFLLKHKTTFSPEKHRFHIHDVFEILFIRSRNAVCNIDEKSYRIAADTIVLLNNTDLHLITLDAEGQYDRYVLFFKPEYIDALSSPVTNLLECFFFRPFPDSQILELNSGSAENIVAMMEKIINTVDTEKEESYGKDLNSKFLIGELLIYINRLYRSYHNILPTTILPDYKKIYSLITYIHTNLESELSLDSLAKYVGTNKHTLCDLFKKVTGFSPNQYIINCRIMKAKELLANNMPVDSVCAAVGYNTLSHFTRIFKQHTELSPKQYAILNRTTDA; translated from the coding sequence ATGGAAAGAAAAGATTATCATCTTTACTATGAATCATTCAGTGAAGACTTCCTGTTAAAGCATAAAACTACGTTCAGCCCGGAGAAGCATCGATTTCATATTCATGATGTGTTTGAAATTTTATTTATACGGTCAAGAAACGCCGTATGCAATATCGATGAAAAATCCTATCGCATAGCCGCAGATACGATTGTCCTTTTAAATAATACGGACCTTCATTTAATAACGTTGGATGCGGAAGGCCAATACGACCGGTACGTTTTATTTTTCAAACCGGAATACATCGATGCGTTGTCCTCCCCCGTAACAAATCTGCTTGAATGCTTTTTTTTCAGACCTTTTCCCGATTCGCAAATACTAGAACTTAACAGCGGATCAGCGGAAAACATCGTCGCCATGATGGAAAAAATTATCAACACCGTCGACACGGAAAAAGAAGAATCGTACGGCAAAGATTTAAACAGTAAATTTTTAATTGGAGAGCTGCTCATATATATAAATCGGTTATATCGCTCATATCACAATATTCTGCCTACGACCATATTGCCCGACTACAAAAAGATATATTCGCTCATAACCTACATTCATACGAATCTCGAATCGGAACTGTCGCTCGACAGCCTCGCAAAGTATGTGGGAACCAACAAGCATACTCTGTGCGATCTTTTCAAAAAAGTAACGGGTTTTTCTCCGAATCAATACATAATAAACTGCCGGATCATGAAGGCAAAAGAGCTTCTTGCAAACAATATGCCCGTCGACAGCGTGTGCGCGGCGGTAGGCTACAATACATTGTCACATTTTACCAGAATATTCAAACAGCACACGGAACTGTCGCCCAAACAGTATGCGATATTAAACAGAACTACAGATGCGTAA
- a CDS encoding SufE family protein encodes MDTMDEAAAKAIKGFHAFEDSFGRYDYLMHIALSKPKEKSVDLHDDRNLIQGCQSKLWVRCGLKNNRLTIEYDSESLIILGFARIIAEVCAGRTTEEIASFDFATFKKIENDNELLSKERRNGLNGMIERIRKV; translated from the coding sequence ATGGACACTATGGATGAAGCCGCAGCAAAAGCGATAAAGGGATTCCACGCATTTGAAGATTCTTTCGGCAGATACGATTATCTTATGCATATCGCGCTGTCGAAACCTAAAGAAAAAAGCGTCGATCTTCATGACGACAGAAACCTCATACAGGGATGTCAATCAAAGCTCTGGGTGCGGTGCGGATTAAAGAACAATCGTCTGACGATCGAATACGACAGCGAATCTCTGATAATTTTAGGATTTGCGCGAATTATTGCGGAAGTTTGCGCCGGTAGGACTACTGAAGAAATCGCTTCTTTTGATTTTGCCACATTTAAAAAAATAGAAAACGATAACGAATTGCTCTCTAAAGAAAGAAGAAACGGCCTTAACGGCATGATAGAGCGTATACGGAAAGTTTAA